The sequence AATAAACCCATTTTATGTAAATTAATTAGTTAATTTATTTCAAATAATGGAAAAAGGGTTGCGCTTATCATTGAGAATGGTTATCATTTGTAACAGGCGTTGTCGATAATGATAATCGTTATCAATCATGCATGTGATTTTTAGAAAGGAGGATGACATGCAATTACAAGATATAGTTGGCAAGACAGTGATGGTTACAGGTGCTGCAGGTGGGATTGGACGGGTTGTTGTTGATTCGTTTGTCCAACAAGGCGCACATGTAGCTGCGGTTGATTGTCAGCATACAGTTATGGATAGATTTGAACAAAACAAGCAAGTCACGCCATTTTGCATAGATATTTCAGACATTGATGCTGTGGAGGATGTAGTAGACACCATTGAAAACAAGATAGGTGCAATTGATATTCTTGCAAATGTAGCAGGTGTACTTCATTTAGCGGAAGTGGATGCACTGGCACAGGAGGAATGGGAGCAAACATTTGAGGTTAATGCAACCTCGCTATTCCTTGTCACAAAAGCTGTCAGTCGACGAATGAAACAAAGAAAGCAAGGATCAATTGTAGTAGTAAGCTCTAATGCAGCACGCATGCCTAGAATGTCAATGGCAGCCTATGCAGCCTCGAAAGCCGCTGCCACCATGTATACGAAATGCTTAGGGCTCGAGCTTGCCAAGTACAATATTCGTTGCAATGTCGTATCACCAGGCTCTACCGAAACAAATATGCTAAGGCAATTGTGGACCGACGAAAATGGAAGAGAACAATCGATTAAAGGTACGCAGGAGGCATATCGTCTCGGTATCCCCCTTCAGAAATTGGGACAAGCGCAAGACATTGCCGATACGATTCTCTTCTTAGCGTCAGAAAGATCAGGACATATGACGATGGAGGATATTTGTGTTGATGGTGGTGCAACGCTTGGCGTTTAGCAGGAAAAATCAAAAGGAGGTCATCAGCTAATGCTGCTTACCGATGTATTAAAGCAAACGGGTAATGAGTTAATGAAGCAATACGAAGTGGGAGATTATTTTCTTGCTTCACCAAATCAAACGTTAAAAGGCAGTGGCGTATTTGCTGCTGTTGATTGGACTCCAGGACAAGCTAAGTATCCAACGTTAGCCGAGTCGGTTCAAGCTACCATTTCAGAGGCAAAAGAGGCAGGTCACGCTCACCCGATCGTAATAGGTGCCGTACCTTTTGACAAAAAGAACGCTGCCCATCTGGTTGTCCCAAAAGAAGTAGACATAGCAGGACCAATTGAATCAGGAGAGGCGCAAGACCATAACGATTTTCACGCCTCATATACACTAGAGCCTGTGCCAAAACCGGAAGATTACGAACGAGGTGTCAATGATGGACTAGATCGGATTCAGAAAGGTGATATAGAGAAGCTGGTATTATCACGTTCCTTACGAATGACATCAGATCAACCGATTCAAGTTGAATCCATTCTATCAAATCTGGCTCATCATAATACAAGTGGCTATACATTTGCACTTGATTTGCCGAAAGAAAATGATCGGTCTCGGACATTAATTGGTGCCAGCCCGGAGCTGCTTGTTTCTAAATCAGGTTTTATGGTAATGGCCAATCCGTTAGCAGGGTCTCGTCCTCGCAGCAGTGATCCGGTGGAAGATCAACGACGGGCAGACGAACTGATTCAATCTGCTAAGGATCTTCACGAACATGCAGTAGTTGTCCGTGCAGTCAAGGAATCACTGGATCCGTTATGTGAATTGATTCATGTACCAGAGGAACCGTCCTTAATCAAAACGGAAACAATGTGGCACTTATCCACGGAGGTCAAAGGGATTGTCAGAGACGAAAAGACTTCATCATTAGCGTTAGCGACTGCTCTTCATCCGACACCAGCTGTCTGTGGACACCCAACAGAAGCGGCACATGAGGCTATTCGTGATATTGAACCATTTGACCGTCAATACTTTACCGGTATGGTTGGCTGGTGCAATGAACGAGGTGACGGAGAATGGATTGTCACAATCCGTTGTGCCGAAGCAACCGAGCATTCGATGCAGCTGTTCGCAGGAGCGGGCGTTGTTGCTGGCTCGAAAGCAGAGGAAGAATTAGCAGAAACAGGTGCGAAGATGCAAACCATGCTGCGTGCAATGGGAATTCAAGATAACTAGGAGGGATTAGTCGTGGAAGGTTGTCCGACATGGCCAGAAGAACTAGCAACTTATTATCGTGAACAAGGTTGCTGGAAAGGGGAAACATTTGGTGAAATGTTACGAAAACAGGCAGAGCAGTATCCTGACCGTATCGTACTTACCACACATGATGAGCAGGTCAGCTATGCACAGTTGCAGGAGCGGGTCGACCAATTAGCAGTTGGTCTGCAGCAGCTAGGTATTGAGAAAGAAGACCTGGTCGTAGTGCAGCTACCTAATCAGATCGCTTTTTTTGAAGTGATTTTCGCTCTGTTTAATTTAGGAGCATTGCCTGTTTTTGCTTTGCCGACCCATCGCATCAGTGAAATACAGTATTTCTGTGAATTTTCCGAAGCGAAAGCATATATAGTGGCTGACAAACATGCTGGTTACGATTACTTGCCAATGGCAGAACGTGTGAAGGAAGAAGTACCAACACTAGGTAATGTCATTGTTCATGGAGAAACCGATTCGTTTATCCAACTAGCAGATTTATATAAAGATGAACCATTGAATAAGCTGGATGTTCGTCCATCAGACGTTGCATTTCTGCAATTGTCAGGAGGAAGTACGGGACTTTCGAAGCTGATTCCCCGTACACATGACGATTACATGTACAGCTTGATAAAAAGTAATGAGGTTTGCGAAATGACAGAGGACAGTGTCTATCTGGCTGTTTTACCTGTTGCGCATAATTTCCCGTTAAGTTCTCCTGGTGTGCTGGGAACCATCTGTGCAGGTGGTAGAATCGTGCTTTCTGGTGGTTCAAGTCCAGATGAAGCATTTCCGCTCATTGAAAAGGAAAAAGTAACGATTACCGGGATGGTCCCGCCAATTGCGCTGATTTGGCTGGAAGCAATTAAATCTCGCTCGTATGACTTTTCCAGTTTACAAGTGATACAAGTCGGTGGAGCTAAATTTAGTGCGGAGAGTGCAAAACGAATACGTCCTGCATTTGGCTGTCAACTCCAGCAAGTTTTTGGAATGGCAGAAGGACTGGTCAATTACACTCGTCTGGATGATCCGGAAGAAACGATCATTCATACACAAGGCCGGCCGATGTCAGACTATGATGAGGTCCGGATCGTGGATGAAGACGATCAGGAAGTTGCGATCGGTGAAGTAGGTGAACTGCTAACGAGAGGTCCATATACAATCCGTGGCTATTATAAAGCAGAACAGCACAATAAGAAGTCCTTTACAGATGACGGGTTTTATCGAACGGGAGATCTTGTCAGACGCAATGAAGATGGAAGCATCACAGTTGAAGGAAGGGACAAGGATCAAATCAATCGTGGTGGAGAAAAGATTGCAGCTGAAGAAGTAGAAAATCATTTACTTGCACATCCAAGTGTGTATGATGCAGCGATCGTCTCGATGCCTGATCATTTCTTAGGAGAACGTTCATGTGCATTCATCATACCCAAGGGAGAACAGCAAACCACAGCGGTAATCCGTACCTTTTTGGAAAAACGAGGGTTGGCGACATACAAGATTCCTGACCGTGTCGAATGGGTTGAATCGTTCCCGCAAACCGCTCTTGGTAAAGTGAGCAAAAAGAAATTAAGACAACAAATTTCAGATAAAGTGAGACTTTGATCAGTGGGGTTTTTTGACCCCCACTGATCATTAGCGAAAATTAACAGGGTGTTAGCGTCTGTTTACTTCCACTTAGCTTCTTTGTGAACTCGAAGCTTAAGTGGGAGTCTTACCGACGTTTAGCACCGTGATAAATTAGTGAAAGCAAAATAAACGAGAAAGGAAGTGTGGTTAATGGGATTACCGACCATTCCATCTTATCAAATGCCAACAACAGGAGATTTACCAGAAAACCGTGTGACTTGGGAGGTGGATCGTGACCGAGCTGTCCTTCTGATTCATGATATGCAGCAGTACTTCTTGAATGCTTATGACCAGGAGCAATCGCCCATTCCTGAACTAGTTAACAACATCGAGAAGCTGAAAAAACAGTGTAAAGCATTGGGGATTCCGGTGGTTTATACTGCACAGCCTGGGGACCAGGATCCAAAAGATAGAGCGCTATTGACCGACTTTTGGGGAGATGGTCTGACTGATGATGAATCTGTGACTAAAATCATCGACACCATTACACCAGATGAAGAGGACCTTGTATTAACAAAATGGCGTTATAGTGCATTTAAACGCACCAGCTTGCAATCATTTCTGGAAGCAACAGGCCGCGATCAGCTGATCATTACTGGCGTATATGCGCATATTGGCTGTTTAGTAACTGCGACTGAAGCATTCATGGAGGATGTTCAAAGCTTTCTGGTTGCTGATGCAATCGCCGATTTCTCAGTCGAAAAACATCAGATGGCACTAAATTATGTGGCGACACGTTGCGGTGTTACTACTACATTAGAGCAGGTTTTAAATGCAGTACAACCACAAGATGACTTACAATTCGCATCGTTTGAAGGCTTAAGGGAAAGAGTGGCAGAGTTATTGGATCAGTCACCAGATGAGCTGACCGGTCAGGAGAATCTCCTTGATGTCGGACTTGATTCGATCCGGTTGATGAGTGTCAGAGAAGAATTGCGACAAGAAGGAGTCGACGTCGACTTTGTCACATTGGCTGAGAACCCAACATTGAATGATTGGTGGGCCAAAATAACAGAGTACCAGAAGCAAAGTGTCTAATTGGAAAGGGAGGCAGGTTTTTATGCAGCAGACAATTGCGCAGCGTTGGCCATTGACTGGCGCTCAGACTGGAATATGGTATGCACAACAGCTTGAACCGGATAATCCGATTTATAATACAGCAGAGTATGTGGATATTCGAGGTCCGTTACATATTGATTTCTTTGAAGCAGCAATCAGAAAGACGATGCGTGAAGCGGATGCTCTTCAGATGCAATTTGCTGATGAAGGCGATGGTCCGATTCAAATATTACGCACCGAGCCAAAGGTTCCGTTTCTCTTAATGGACCTTAGTAAGGAAGAGAATTCCCGAGAAAAAGCGTACCAATGGATGAAAGAGGATGTGGCAACCGCGATTGATTTGGGCAAGGAATCGTTATGTAAGCACGTCCTATTTAAATTAGATGAGGAACACTACTACTGGTATCAGAAGATTCATCATATAGCCTCAGATGCGTATGGTTTTACGTTGCTTAATCAGTCGGTGGTTAATCATTATCAATCCTTGCTAAATGGTCAGGAGGAGGAAGAACGAAACGGTTCAACGTTCGAAGCGGTGATAAAGGAAGATCAAGCATATCGTCAATCTGAGAAATTTGAAAAAGATCGACAGTTTTGGATGGACCAATTCGCTGATCAGCCTGAAGTAGTCAGTTTAACAGAAGAGACTTCCATCTTACCCAAAACAGTGGGACAGATTACAGATTATCTCGATAGATCTGCGTTTGAACTGCTCAAGAAAAAGGCACAGCAGTACCGTTTTCATTGGTCAGAAGTGATGATGGCCTCTGTCGCCTTATATGTTCATCGATTGACTGGATCAGATGACGTTGTCTTAAGTGTACCAATGATGAACAGAATGGGCTCGAAATCGATCAAGGTTCCATCAATGGTCATGAATATTCTGCCGCTTCGGGTAACTGTTCAATCCGATCAGTCTTTCCTGGAATTGTTACATCAAATAAGAACATCGATGCAGCAGATACAGCAGCATCAATATTACCGACATGAGGATTTACGCCGTGATTTAAATAAAGTTGGTGATCAAAGCAGGTTATTCGGACCTCAAGTTAATATTATGCCATTTGCTTATGATTGGCAGTTTGGTGAAGTGAAAGGTGTTACCCATAAGCTTGCTACAGGGCCTGTTGATGATTTATCGGTAAATGTGTATGACCAGCAGGATAAAAAAGGGATTAGAATTGATCTTGATTATAATCCGGAAATATATGATCAATCAGAAGTAGCGCTTCATGTCCAACGCATGGTGAAAAACATAAAAGATTTAGCCTATCAAAATTTTGAAGATGCAATCGGTCGTTATCATCTTCTGCTTGAAGCAGAACATGACCAGGTGTTAGAGAAATGGAATGATACGTCGTTCGATGTTCCGATGCACTCTGTTGTATCTGCATTCAGACAGCAATGCAGTCAAACACCGGAGAAAGCAGCACTTGTATTTCGTGGTAACAGCTATACGTACGCCGAGGTCGATGAAAAGGTCAATCAATTATCGCATGTATTAGCACATCGTGGTGTCAAACAAGGTGATGTAATTGCTTTATCATTACCGCGGTCCGAGGACATGGTAATCGCCATGCTAGCGGTGATGAATATTGGAGCTGTGTATGTACCAATTGATCCCAGCTATCCTTCTGACCGGATTGGCTATGTGTTGAGTGATGCCAGCCCGACCTATGCCATTACCTATCAGAACATCCAGGAGGTTTTTCAATCAAACGATGTTCCTTGTCTCGTGCTTGATGATTCGCATGTACAAAAAGAAATTTATGCTTATCAAGGGCAAGATTATCCGGAAGTTGAGATCAAATTCGATGATCCTGTATATATGATCTATACATCAGGTTCTACAGGTAATCCAAAAGGGGTAATGGTGACGCATGGTGGCGTTACGAACTTCTTGTTTGCGATGCATCAGAAATTCTCACTTACCGGAAAAGATCGATTACTGGCCGTCACAACGATTGCTTTCGACATATCTGTATTGGAATTATTTTTACCATTATTAAGTGGGGCAACGTGTGTAGTCGCCGAGAAAGAATCGATTCAGGATCCTAGACAATTGACAGAGGAATTGAAAGATCAGACCATTACGATCATGCAAGCGACCCCGACATTGTGGCAGTCGATTGTAGCAGAGAATGCAGATGCTTTAAATGGTGTAGAAGTGCTTGTTGGTGGTGAAGCTTTGCCACAAACGCTGGCACAGTCTCTGCATCAGCAAGGATGTAAGATCACCAATCTTTATGGTCCGACGGAAACAACCATTTGGTCAACTGCGATGACGTTTGAGCAGGAAGTAAATGAGACGCCATCGATTGGTAAGCCGATTCTGAATACGCAAATCTATATTTTGGATGACAGTCTTCAGCCGGTTCCTCCAGGTGTAATGGGTAACATGTATATTGCCGGTAACGGACTTGCGGCGGGTTATAACCGTCGAACAGCTTTAACGGCGGAACGTTTTGTAGCGAATCCATTCGATGGCGCTGGAGAACGGATGTATTGTACAGGAGATCGTGCCTTATGGAATGCAGATGGTACGTTACATTACGGAGGCAGAGTAGACGATCAGGTGAAAGTAAGAGGATTTCGGATTGAACCTGGTGAGATTGAATCGATATTAGCCAAGCATGATCTAGTAAATCAGGCCAAAGTAATCGTCAGAGAGGATCGACCGGGAGATAAGCGTCTGGTTGCTTATGTCACGGCGCCAACTGAATCGATTGCTACGGCATTACGTGAATTAGCTTATGAATACTTGCCGGAATATATGGTGCCATCAGCAATTGTAGTACTCGATGCCTTTCCGTTAACACCGAACGGGAAAATTAACAAAAAAGTGTTACCTGCACCACAGCAGGAAAGCAGTTCACACGATCGTGAGCCAAGGACACCTCAGGAAAAACGTTTAACGGAATTATTTGCGGAAGTCCTGGATCTCCCTCAGGTTGGTGTGCATGATCACTTCTTTTATTTAGGTGGTCATTCATTATTGGCAGGACGCTTAATTAATCGAATGAGAGACGAGTTTGAAGTAGAGATCAGCATTGGAAAGCTGTTTGAAGCACCTACTGTAGCTGGGCTAGTTCATCAGCTGAATGTTGGCGGGAAGGTGAGACCGTCAATTGAAAAAAGGGAAAAACCTGCCGAGATGGCTTTATCCTTTGCACAGAAGCGATTATGGTTCCTTCATCAATTAGAAGGGGCGAGTCCGACGTATAATATCCCAATGGTGATTGAGCTTGAAGGTAATCTTGATCAGACAGCCATGTATCAGGCCCTTTGTGACGTTATTGATCGTCACCCACCACTTCGGACAATTTTTAGAGAACATGATGGCGAACCGTATCAGACGATCATTGAAGCAGATCAAGTAATACCAGCGCTTCCTGTTGAGCAAGTAAAAGCAGAACAGATGAAACAGGCGATCGAAGAAGCTGTCCAATATTCCTTCCATCTATCGGAAGAACCTTCTTGTCAGGTGAGATTATTCGAACAAGGGAATGGACGCTACACCTTACTTGTGCTCATTCATCACATGGTTGGAGATGGCTGGTCACTTTATCCGTTCACACAGGATTTACAAGAAGCTTATCAAGCGCGTTTAATGCATGAGAGCCCATCGTGGCAGGAGTTACCGATCGATTATGGAGATTACGTCATGTGGCAAAATGATCTGTTGAGTGAAGAACAGGGAGAAGATAGTTTCATAGCGGAACAGATTCAATACTGGGAGCAGGAATTAGCTGATTTACCAGACCAATTGGAGTTGCCGACAGATTATCCAAGACCAGCAGAATCCAGCCATCAAGGAGATACATTCGCCTTCACGCTTAATCCTTCACTCCATCAACGATTGGAGCAGGTTGCAAAAGAAAATGGAGTCAGTTTATTCATGGTTCTGCAAGCAGGAGTAAGTGCACTGTTAACGCGAATGGGTGCGGGTGAGGATATTCCATTAGGTAGTCCGGTGGCTGGACGAAACGAACAGTCTTTATCAGACCTTGTCGGGTTATTTATTAATACACTTGTACTCCGAACAGATACATCCAATGATCCAAGTTTCCGTGAACTGCTTTCTCGGGTTCGTTCCGTGAACGTAAGTGCCTATGAAAATCAGGAGCTGCCATTTGAAAGACTGGTAGAAGTGCTGAATCCAGTACGGTCAAAAGCGAAACATCCATTGTTTCAAGTCATGCTTATTTTGCAGAATACTCCTGAGGCATCGTTAGAACTGCCGGAATTAGAGAGCAGTGTCCATATTCGCAGTGTCGGAACATCCAAGTTTGATCTGACCTTCGAGTTTACCGAGCATGGGCGCGCCGAAGATGAAGGAATACAAGGATTAGTAGAATACAGTACCGAACTATTTAAACGAGATACAATAGAAAGAATGATAGATCAATTACTGCGCTTCTTAGATCAGGCGACAGCTGAACCTGATCAGACGATATCACAGATTGATATTTTAGGAGAACAGCAGAAAAAGGCGATGTTAGAATTAGGCAGTCCGAAGCCAATGAGAGTGGCAGAAAATACGGTGAATGCCTTATTTGAGAAGCAAGTGCAAGAGCATCCTCAGCAACCGGCGCTAAGTTACAAGGAGACAGTTCTGACGTATGAGGAATTAAATAAAAAGGTCAATCGTCTTGCTCATCTCATGATCAATAAAGGGGTAGGACCAGGACAATTTGCTGCTTTAGCGATGTCGCGTTCAGTAGACATGGTAGTTGGATTGCTGGCGATATTAAAAACAGGTGCAGCTTATGTTCCGCTTGATCCGAATTATCCAGCAGCAAGGATCCGTTATATGAAAGACGATGCGCAACCTGTATGCATTGTTACGACTTCTACCCATGTTGAGGCGGTGCAAGATCAGGACGATGAAGAGCTGATCGTACTTGATGAACCAGCGGTAGTAAAAGCATTAGAACACCAGAGCGATACTAACCCGACTGACCGTGATCGAAGCAGGCCAGTAACACCAATCGATCCAGCGTATGTGATTTATACATCCGGTTCAACAGGTAATCCTAAGGGTGTCGTTATCCCACACCAGAATGTGATCCGTTTATTCGGCTCTACCAATCATTGGTTTGATTTTGATCATCATGATGTCTGGACGTTGTTCCACTCCTATGCCTTTGATTTCTCTGTTTGGGAAATTTGGGGAGCATTATTAAATGGAGGACGCCTCGTTGTCGTCCCATATGATGTCAGCCGTTCACCTGATGCCTTTCTCGAACTGCTTGCAGAAGAAGACGTAACCGTGTTAAACCAGACACCTTCTGCCTTTTATCAGTTGATGCAAGCAGACAGGGACAATCAGGAGCTGAGCCAAAACTTATCACTCCGCTACGTTATTTTTGGTGGGGAAGCAATAGAGGTTGGCCGACTTAAAGGGTGGTACGAGCGCCACGCCGATGATGCACCAAAACTTATTAACATGTATGGTATTACGGAAACAACTGTACATGTCAGTTATATGGAGTTTGACGAGCGTATCGTCGATATTCGGGCAAACAGTGTCATAGGGGAGAATATCCCTGACCTTGGTGTCTATGTATTGGACGATTGGCTGCAACCCGTGCCACCAGGTGTAATCGGGGAAATGCATGTATCAGGTGATGGACAGGCGTTAGGCTATTTAGGTCGCCCAGACTTGACTGCTGACAGATTCATCGCTAATCCGTTTGAACCGAATGGGGCACGTATGTATCGAACTGGTGACCTTGCTAAATGGCGGGATGATGGCTCACTTGATTACATCGGTCGTGCCGATCATCAAGTAAAAATCAGAGGATTCCGTATTGAGTTAGGGGAAATCGAAACGGCACTGGCAGAGCATACGGATGTTAACCAAGCAGCAGTACTTGTCCGTGAAGATCAGCCTGGAGACCAGCGTCTCGTCGCCTATTTACAAATGAAAGATAATAAGGAAATAGAGACGGCGGAGTGGAAAACGTATTTAGCCAGCCGTTTGCCAGATTATATGGTTCCTTCCGCGTTTGTTCATGTAGAAGAATGGCCATTGACACCAAATGGAAAA is a genomic window of Gracilibacillus salinarum containing:
- the dhbC gene encoding isochorismate synthase DhbC, which translates into the protein MLLTDVLKQTGNELMKQYEVGDYFLASPNQTLKGSGVFAAVDWTPGQAKYPTLAESVQATISEAKEAGHAHPIVIGAVPFDKKNAAHLVVPKEVDIAGPIESGEAQDHNDFHASYTLEPVPKPEDYERGVNDGLDRIQKGDIEKLVLSRSLRMTSDQPIQVESILSNLAHHNTSGYTFALDLPKENDRSRTLIGASPELLVSKSGFMVMANPLAGSRPRSSDPVEDQRRADELIQSAKDLHEHAVVVRAVKESLDPLCELIHVPEEPSLIKTETMWHLSTEVKGIVRDEKTSSLALATALHPTPAVCGHPTEAAHEAIRDIEPFDRQYFTGMVGWCNERGDGEWIVTIRCAEATEHSMQLFAGAGVVAGSKAEEELAETGAKMQTMLRAMGIQDN
- a CDS encoding isochorismatase family protein, with product MGLPTIPSYQMPTTGDLPENRVTWEVDRDRAVLLIHDMQQYFLNAYDQEQSPIPELVNNIEKLKKQCKALGIPVVYTAQPGDQDPKDRALLTDFWGDGLTDDESVTKIIDTITPDEEDLVLTKWRYSAFKRTSLQSFLEATGRDQLIITGVYAHIGCLVTATEAFMEDVQSFLVADAIADFSVEKHQMALNYVATRCGVTTTLEQVLNAVQPQDDLQFASFEGLRERVAELLDQSPDELTGQENLLDVGLDSIRLMSVREELRQEGVDVDFVTLAENPTLNDWWAKITEYQKQSV
- a CDS encoding (2,3-dihydroxybenzoyl)adenylate synthase — protein: MEGCPTWPEELATYYREQGCWKGETFGEMLRKQAEQYPDRIVLTTHDEQVSYAQLQERVDQLAVGLQQLGIEKEDLVVVQLPNQIAFFEVIFALFNLGALPVFALPTHRISEIQYFCEFSEAKAYIVADKHAGYDYLPMAERVKEEVPTLGNVIVHGETDSFIQLADLYKDEPLNKLDVRPSDVAFLQLSGGSTGLSKLIPRTHDDYMYSLIKSNEVCEMTEDSVYLAVLPVAHNFPLSSPGVLGTICAGGRIVLSGGSSPDEAFPLIEKEKVTITGMVPPIALIWLEAIKSRSYDFSSLQVIQVGGAKFSAESAKRIRPAFGCQLQQVFGMAEGLVNYTRLDDPEETIIHTQGRPMSDYDEVRIVDEDDQEVAIGEVGELLTRGPYTIRGYYKAEQHNKKSFTDDGFYRTGDLVRRNEDGSITVEGRDKDQINRGGEKIAAEEVENHLLAHPSVYDAAIVSMPDHFLGERSCAFIIPKGEQQTTAVIRTFLEKRGLATYKIPDRVEWVESFPQTALGKVSKKKLRQQISDKVRL
- the dhbA gene encoding 2,3-dihydro-2,3-dihydroxybenzoate dehydrogenase, with product MQLQDIVGKTVMVTGAAGGIGRVVVDSFVQQGAHVAAVDCQHTVMDRFEQNKQVTPFCIDISDIDAVEDVVDTIENKIGAIDILANVAGVLHLAEVDALAQEEWEQTFEVNATSLFLVTKAVSRRMKQRKQGSIVVVSSNAARMPRMSMAAYAASKAAATMYTKCLGLELAKYNIRCNVVSPGSTETNMLRQLWTDENGREQSIKGTQEAYRLGIPLQKLGQAQDIADTILFLASERSGHMTMEDICVDGGATLGV